The proteins below are encoded in one region of Sminthopsis crassicaudata isolate SCR6 chromosome 1, ASM4859323v1, whole genome shotgun sequence:
- the LOC141552059 gene encoding uncharacterized protein LOC141552059 isoform X2, whose translation MAPVFLAAGAQRGSVTFGDVAVDFSREEWGHLDSAQKELYREVMLENYRNLVGLGLTVSKPRVIEQLERGEAPWTPWGGVPRSCGSDWETRLESMASSLKLDLSRENSFQEGVKRDVAAAFKLSKAFSFDARSEKHHNNEEKSLQQTKFIQNKLPHEVQRHECNKYGKNFSLGPVIFPQQSINIRSSLHQCEINQKSFSLYSDIRNYNQICVKQVFSKYNEFQNSFSYNSNVIENCVMNSTGKPHEFNECSTLFLSPQLTQFQRINSGWEPYESNECGTAFSKSSELIEHQSVQTGERPFEVTEYEKVLLPSTNHTEHQLVQAGEIPCKFFLNSQLGVHQRTYTGEKRYKCNECGKDFRQKAKLNIHIRIHTGEKPFECNECGKAFRESSDLTLHQRIHTGEKPYKCSECGRAFRRSKNLTLHWRIHTGERPFECGECGKAFRQSSDLSQHQRIHTGEKPYECKECGNVFRQSSHLILHQRIHTGEKPYECSECGKAFRLGSQRNVHQRIHTGEKPYECNECGKAFRKSSYLTQHQRIHTGEKPYKCNECGKSFNRRRNLTFHQRIHTGEKPYECNECGKAFSSNRNLTLHQKIHIGKTA comes from the exons ATGGCCCCCGTGTTCCTGGCGGCCGGCGCCCAGCGG GGTTCTGTGACCTTCGGGGACGTGGCTGTGGACTTCTCCCGGGAGGAGTGGGGGCACCTGGACTCCGCCCAGAAGGAGCTGTACCGGGAGGTGATGTTGGAGAACTACCGGAACCTGGTGGGCCTGG GACTCACAGTTTCCAAACCCCGTGTGATTGAGCAGTTGGAGCGAGGGGAAGCACCCTGGACACCATGGGGAGGGGTCCCGAGGAGCTGCGGTTCGG attggGAGACTAGACTTGAAAGCATGGCTTCGTCTTTAAAGCTGGATCTCTCCAGGGAAAATTCCTTCCAGGAAGGAGTCAAGAGGGATGTGGCTGCTGCTTTCAAATTGAGTAAGGCCTTCAGTTTTGATGCCAGGTCAGAAAAGCATCACAACAATGAGGAGAAATCTCTTCAGCAAACAAAATTCATCCAGAACAAACTTCCCCATGAAGTACAAAGGCATGAATGTAATAAATATGGCAAAAACTTCAGTCTAGGACCAGTTATTTTTCCACAACAGAGCATAAATATAAGAAGCAGTCTACATCAATGTGAAATCAATCAAAAGAGCTTTAGCCTGTATTCAGACATCAGGAATTACAACCAAATCTGTGTTAAACaagtattttctaaatataatgaATTTCAGAATTCCTTTAGTTATAATTCAAACGTTATTGAGAATTGTGTGATGAATTCTACAGGGAAACCTCATGAATTTAATGAATGTAGCACTTTATTCCTGAGCCCACAGCTTACACAATTTCAAAGAATTAATTCTGGATGGGAACCTTATGAATCTAATGAATGTGGAACAGCCTTCAGCAAGAGCTCAGAGCTTATTGAGCATCAATCAGTTCAAACTGGAGAGCGGCCTTTCGAAGTTACTGAATATGAGAAAGTCCTCTTGCCAAGTACAAATCATACTGAACATCAGTTAGTTCAAGCTGGAGAGATACCTTGCAAATTTTTCCTGAACTCCCAACTTGGTGTACATCAGAGAACGTATACTGGAGAGAAACGTTATAAGTGTAATGAATGCGGGAAAGACTTCCGCCAGAAAGCAAAACTTAACATACATAtaagaattcacactggagaaaaaccttttgaatgtaatgaatgtggaaaggccttccGGGAGAGCTCAGATCTTACTCTAcaccagagaatccacactggggagaagccttataaatgtagtGAATGTGGGAGGGCCTTCAGGCGGAGCAAAAATCTGACTCTCCATtggagaattcacactggagagagacCTTTTGAATGCggtgaatgtgggaaagctttccGCCAGAGCTCAGACCTCTCCCAAcaccagagaatccacactggagagaaaccttatgaatgtaaggaGTGTGGAAATGTCTTCCGCCAGAGCTCACACCTTATTCTGcaccagagaatccacactggagagaaaccctatgagTGTAGTGAGTGTGGGAAGGCCTTCCGCCTGGGCTCGCAGCGCAATGTCcaccagagaatccacactggagagaagccctatgagtgcaatgaatgtgggaaggccttccgAAAGAGTTCATACCTTACTCAACACCAGaggattcacactggagaaaagccttaCAAATGCAACGAATGTGGGAAGTCCTTCAATCGGCGTAGAAACCTTACTTTCCACCAGAGAATTCATACAGGTGAGAAACcgtatgaatgtaatgaatgtggaaaggcctttagtTCAAACAGAAATCTTACTCTCCATCAGAAAATTCATATTGGGAAGACAGCGTAA
- the LOC141552059 gene encoding uncharacterized protein LOC141552059 isoform X1 encodes MKKSPRSCGQEAATTSHAHLVFPRPSHPPDKLWTFPVPLVSLGGEVWKLPELRLIQRLLGLTVSKPRVIEQLERGEAPWTPWGGVPRSCGSDWETRLESMASSLKLDLSRENSFQEGVKRDVAAAFKLSKAFSFDARSEKHHNNEEKSLQQTKFIQNKLPHEVQRHECNKYGKNFSLGPVIFPQQSINIRSSLHQCEINQKSFSLYSDIRNYNQICVKQVFSKYNEFQNSFSYNSNVIENCVMNSTGKPHEFNECSTLFLSPQLTQFQRINSGWEPYESNECGTAFSKSSELIEHQSVQTGERPFEVTEYEKVLLPSTNHTEHQLVQAGEIPCKFFLNSQLGVHQRTYTGEKRYKCNECGKDFRQKAKLNIHIRIHTGEKPFECNECGKAFRESSDLTLHQRIHTGEKPYKCSECGRAFRRSKNLTLHWRIHTGERPFECGECGKAFRQSSDLSQHQRIHTGEKPYECKECGNVFRQSSHLILHQRIHTGEKPYECSECGKAFRLGSQRNVHQRIHTGEKPYECNECGKAFRKSSYLTQHQRIHTGEKPYKCNECGKSFNRRRNLTFHQRIHTGEKPYECNECGKAFSSNRNLTLHQKIHIGKTA; translated from the exons ATGAAGAAGTCTCCTAGGAGCTGTGGCCAGGAAGCTGCTACCACTTCCCATGCCCATCTTGTATTCCCAAGGCCCTCTCACCCTCCTGACAAGCTGTGGACCTTCCCAGTGCCTTTGGTGTCTCTGGGTGGAGAGGTCTGGAAGCTACCAGAACTGCGGCTGATTCAGAGGCTCCTAG GACTCACAGTTTCCAAACCCCGTGTGATTGAGCAGTTGGAGCGAGGGGAAGCACCCTGGACACCATGGGGAGGGGTCCCGAGGAGCTGCGGTTCGG attggGAGACTAGACTTGAAAGCATGGCTTCGTCTTTAAAGCTGGATCTCTCCAGGGAAAATTCCTTCCAGGAAGGAGTCAAGAGGGATGTGGCTGCTGCTTTCAAATTGAGTAAGGCCTTCAGTTTTGATGCCAGGTCAGAAAAGCATCACAACAATGAGGAGAAATCTCTTCAGCAAACAAAATTCATCCAGAACAAACTTCCCCATGAAGTACAAAGGCATGAATGTAATAAATATGGCAAAAACTTCAGTCTAGGACCAGTTATTTTTCCACAACAGAGCATAAATATAAGAAGCAGTCTACATCAATGTGAAATCAATCAAAAGAGCTTTAGCCTGTATTCAGACATCAGGAATTACAACCAAATCTGTGTTAAACaagtattttctaaatataatgaATTTCAGAATTCCTTTAGTTATAATTCAAACGTTATTGAGAATTGTGTGATGAATTCTACAGGGAAACCTCATGAATTTAATGAATGTAGCACTTTATTCCTGAGCCCACAGCTTACACAATTTCAAAGAATTAATTCTGGATGGGAACCTTATGAATCTAATGAATGTGGAACAGCCTTCAGCAAGAGCTCAGAGCTTATTGAGCATCAATCAGTTCAAACTGGAGAGCGGCCTTTCGAAGTTACTGAATATGAGAAAGTCCTCTTGCCAAGTACAAATCATACTGAACATCAGTTAGTTCAAGCTGGAGAGATACCTTGCAAATTTTTCCTGAACTCCCAACTTGGTGTACATCAGAGAACGTATACTGGAGAGAAACGTTATAAGTGTAATGAATGCGGGAAAGACTTCCGCCAGAAAGCAAAACTTAACATACATAtaagaattcacactggagaaaaaccttttgaatgtaatgaatgtggaaaggccttccGGGAGAGCTCAGATCTTACTCTAcaccagagaatccacactggggagaagccttataaatgtagtGAATGTGGGAGGGCCTTCAGGCGGAGCAAAAATCTGACTCTCCATtggagaattcacactggagagagacCTTTTGAATGCggtgaatgtgggaaagctttccGCCAGAGCTCAGACCTCTCCCAAcaccagagaatccacactggagagaaaccttatgaatgtaaggaGTGTGGAAATGTCTTCCGCCAGAGCTCACACCTTATTCTGcaccagagaatccacactggagagaaaccctatgagTGTAGTGAGTGTGGGAAGGCCTTCCGCCTGGGCTCGCAGCGCAATGTCcaccagagaatccacactggagagaagccctatgagtgcaatgaatgtgggaaggccttccgAAAGAGTTCATACCTTACTCAACACCAGaggattcacactggagaaaagccttaCAAATGCAACGAATGTGGGAAGTCCTTCAATCGGCGTAGAAACCTTACTTTCCACCAGAGAATTCATACAGGTGAGAAACcgtatgaatgtaatgaatgtggaaaggcctttagtTCAAACAGAAATCTTACTCTCCATCAGAAAATTCATATTGGGAAGACAGCGTAA